A window of the Planctomycetaceae bacterium genome harbors these coding sequences:
- a CDS encoding sulfatase, with amino-acid sequence MNSGKALVLTVAVWGTLLPQYSPAKDHARLPDIVFYLADDLSTADLPVYGGKNIATPAISRLASEGLTFNRSFVASPACAPSRAALLTGLMPARNGAEENHTYPKRQILRLPKVLNELGYQTASFGKVAHSNSAADFDFDVYDLKKEIPELRTTVSDFLKNRTDVRPLALFVGVSNPHVPWPVDSTVDPETMSMPPQLLDTPRTRVQRSRYLQEVKELDAFLAELRAVTDRYMDKDRIFVFSSDHGAQFPFGKWTLYDEGIHVPLIISWPGVTKPGTRTDAMVSWIDILPTLIDVAGGKVPENIDGRSFQEVLRGKSDTHRARIFSTHSGDRMMNVYLSRSIRTSQYKLIWNVHPEFAFTTHIDLLLRETSGDYFREWTEAAGHDQHAAEIVARHHGRPQLEFFDLTEDPEELNNLANDPALTKIQQDLLSELNRWIESQGDRLTVFHPPLMLNAPETWVPRNQK; translated from the coding sequence ATGAACAGCGGAAAGGCACTTGTCCTGACGGTGGCGGTATGGGGGACGCTGCTGCCACAATACTCTCCGGCCAAAGATCATGCCCGCCTCCCGGACATAGTCTTTTACCTGGCAGACGACCTTTCGACCGCTGACCTTCCGGTTTACGGCGGGAAGAATATTGCGACGCCGGCGATCAGCCGACTGGCCTCTGAGGGACTCACCTTCAATCGTTCGTTTGTCGCAAGTCCGGCTTGTGCCCCCAGTCGTGCGGCTCTGCTGACAGGTCTGATGCCCGCTCGTAACGGTGCCGAGGAGAATCACACGTATCCGAAACGTCAGATTCTTCGGCTCCCCAAAGTCCTCAACGAGCTCGGCTATCAGACGGCGTCGTTCGGAAAGGTAGCCCATTCCAACAGCGCTGCAGATTTTGATTTCGACGTGTACGATCTGAAGAAGGAAATTCCGGAGCTGCGCACGACGGTCAGCGACTTTCTGAAGAATCGGACCGACGTGCGACCGCTGGCATTGTTTGTGGGTGTTTCTAACCCGCACGTACCCTGGCCCGTTGATTCCACGGTCGATCCAGAGACCATGTCGATGCCGCCCCAGTTATTGGATACACCGCGAACGCGCGTCCAGCGATCCCGGTACCTGCAGGAAGTTAAAGAACTGGACGCGTTCCTGGCAGAACTGCGCGCCGTTACCGACCGTTACATGGACAAGGATCGCATCTTTGTGTTTTCCAGCGATCACGGAGCGCAATTTCCGTTTGGTAAGTGGACGCTTTATGACGAAGGCATCCACGTCCCGCTGATTATCTCTTGGCCAGGGGTTACGAAACCCGGAACGCGCACTGATGCGATGGTCAGCTGGATTGACATTCTGCCAACTCTGATTGACGTGGCTGGTGGCAAGGTGCCCGAAAATATTGACGGTCGGTCGTTCCAGGAGGTTCTGCGAGGCAAAAGCGATACGCACCGTGCCCGAATCTTTTCGACTCACAGCGGTGACCGGATGATGAATGTCTATCTCAGTCGTTCCATACGCACATCGCAATACAAGCTGATCTGGAACGTACATCCGGAATTTGCATTCACCACCCACATTGATCTGCTGCTGCGAGAAACTTCGGGCGACTACTTCCGAGAATGGACCGAAGCGGCCGGGCATGACCAGCATGCAGCAGAAATCGTTGCCCGTCACCACGGAAGACCCCAACTGGAATTCTTCGATCTGACGGAAGACCCTGAAGAGCTGAACAATCTTGCCAATGATCCCGCACTGACAAAGATTCAGCAGGACCTGTTGTCTGAATTGAACCGCTGGATAGAGTCGCAGGGTGACCGGCTGACCGTATTTCATCCGCCACTGATGCTGAACGCGCCGGAAACATGGGTACCACGAAACCAGAAATAG
- a CDS encoding DinB family protein: protein MNTIEELINQYEAGPEILADSIVGLTPQQMQLHPIEGKWSVSEVVCHLADFEIIYADRMKRVLAEENPTLFGADPDLFERRLHYGNRSVVDEMAIIAGIRKHITVLLRCVDVEDFQRTGVHTEVGPLTLETLLEQITAHIPHHVEFVAAKRRVLGAS, encoded by the coding sequence ATGAATACGATCGAGGAACTCATTAACCAGTACGAAGCCGGGCCTGAGATTCTTGCTGATTCAATTGTTGGGTTGACGCCACAGCAGATGCAGTTGCATCCCATCGAAGGCAAGTGGTCGGTCAGCGAAGTCGTATGTCATCTGGCCGATTTCGAAATCATCTATGCCGATCGGATGAAACGAGTTCTGGCGGAGGAAAACCCAACACTGTTTGGCGCAGATCCGGATTTGTTTGAGCGACGGTTGCACTATGGCAACAGGTCAGTTGTGGATGAAATGGCCATCATCGCAGGTATACGAAAACACATCACCGTACTTCTCCGATGTGTCGATGTTGAAGACTTTCAAAGAACCGGAGTGCACACCGAAGTCGGGCCTCTCACCCTGGAAACTCTACTTGAGCAGATCACTGCCCACATTCCTCACCATGTGGAATTTGTTGCTGCGAAACGTCGAGTCCTGGGGGCCAGCTAG
- a CDS encoding peptidase MA family metallohydrolase, which produces MQSERNISSIVKASVGVAAILLNAITNGLPRAESAPISKSISECQELLRTGQYEECLAETSAAIADRSYGEEWPVLKTQCELATGRYEEAMQTIAAGIERYSWSVRLRMLEHQAAMANGRKEQAAEALTNIEKLVSSASWRYTDADDLVALGQAALVLGADARDVQEGFFDRARRNFKTRPDGVIAAGHLANQKGDFEFAGEILLPAIELFESNPELLFEASEALKSSGQEASAELLKKTLEINPRFAPAMHRIVEQRIDSEAYQEAIELLEQVFAVNANSPEGHALRAVIYHLQYDSDGETQSLDAATKYSGPNAEVLHLIGRKLSQKYRFAEGAAYQRRALEIDPGHNDSRIQLAQDLLRLGEEEEGWKLAEQAYETDAYNTTIFNLLQLRDGMQKFVSLESEHFVVRMDAHEARVYGSRAVELLESAYQAMVDRYEFVPEGPIILEMFDRKDDFAVRTFGIPDVAGFLGVCFGKVITANSPATRRDSPANWESVLWHEFCHVVTLQMTSNRIPRWLSEGISVYEERRKDSRWGQRMDATCRDRILNADNAVTPIRELSSAFLNASDGSDINFAYFESSMVVEHLVNEHGLKTLIAILNDLNTGLSINDALERHTGGLEGLESSFATYLRAEAERYAPGVSFDSDDIPESALANPEVLESFVKENPNCYPAVLISADISAEAGHVSEAEKSLLRLITLVPDDSSTSGPRKQLAALYRQQGRLQDEQAVLQEHLNHTADDLAATLRLQELALSSHENALTHEQDESKSEVLSMVVQLGYQVMAIDPFQTAAVSRMADGAEALNDRSSAIMALTSLLQLRPDDGARLNYRLGLQHEESNTDEAKRFALKALENAPRFREAHRLLLKLHRHDKSPESSESQQEPNEESAGN; this is translated from the coding sequence ATGCAATCTGAACGGAATATTTCCTCAATCGTTAAGGCGTCTGTTGGTGTTGCTGCGATTCTGCTGAACGCAATTACGAACGGGTTACCGCGGGCGGAATCTGCACCGATATCGAAATCGATTTCTGAATGTCAGGAGCTTCTGCGTACCGGCCAGTATGAGGAGTGCCTTGCAGAAACGTCTGCTGCCATTGCGGATCGCAGCTATGGAGAAGAATGGCCTGTCCTGAAGACTCAGTGCGAGCTCGCCACAGGTCGATATGAAGAAGCGATGCAAACGATCGCAGCGGGCATTGAACGCTATTCGTGGAGTGTTCGTCTTCGAATGCTCGAACATCAGGCAGCGATGGCGAATGGTCGGAAGGAGCAGGCCGCAGAAGCACTGACGAATATTGAAAAACTTGTCTCCAGTGCCTCGTGGCGTTACACCGATGCCGATGATCTTGTGGCTCTTGGACAGGCAGCGCTCGTCCTGGGAGCTGATGCCCGTGATGTACAGGAGGGCTTCTTTGATCGTGCTCGCCGGAATTTTAAAACTCGCCCGGATGGTGTCATCGCAGCCGGGCATCTGGCTAATCAGAAAGGTGACTTTGAGTTTGCGGGTGAAATCCTGCTGCCGGCAATTGAGCTTTTCGAGTCAAACCCGGAGCTTCTGTTCGAAGCCTCTGAAGCCCTCAAGTCATCTGGCCAGGAAGCCTCAGCCGAGCTGCTGAAAAAAACTCTGGAAATCAATCCACGGTTTGCACCGGCGATGCATCGAATCGTCGAACAGAGAATTGATTCTGAAGCCTATCAGGAGGCAATCGAATTACTCGAACAGGTCTTTGCAGTGAACGCGAACAGTCCTGAAGGGCATGCACTCAGGGCGGTGATCTATCACCTGCAGTACGATTCCGATGGAGAAACGCAAAGCCTGGACGCTGCCACGAAGTATTCCGGCCCCAATGCTGAGGTCCTGCATTTGATCGGACGCAAATTGTCTCAGAAGTATCGTTTTGCGGAAGGAGCCGCTTATCAACGCCGTGCACTGGAAATTGATCCCGGGCATAATGATTCTCGCATTCAACTGGCTCAGGACCTGCTCCGGCTGGGAGAGGAAGAGGAGGGGTGGAAACTGGCCGAGCAGGCATATGAAACGGATGCCTACAATACGACGATTTTCAATCTGCTTCAGCTTCGCGACGGAATGCAGAAGTTTGTGAGTCTGGAATCGGAACACTTTGTAGTTCGTATGGATGCTCACGAAGCACGCGTGTACGGTTCGCGGGCCGTCGAATTACTCGAATCTGCCTACCAGGCGATGGTCGATCGATATGAGTTTGTTCCAGAGGGACCAATTATTCTGGAGATGTTCGACCGCAAAGATGACTTCGCTGTGCGTACCTTCGGTATTCCGGATGTCGCGGGATTTCTGGGCGTCTGTTTTGGAAAAGTAATCACTGCCAATAGTCCTGCAACGCGACGCGATTCGCCGGCGAACTGGGAATCAGTGCTCTGGCATGAGTTCTGCCATGTTGTCACCCTGCAGATGACATCGAATCGCATTCCACGATGGTTGAGCGAAGGGATTTCGGTCTACGAAGAACGCCGAAAGGATTCACGCTGGGGACAACGGATGGATGCCACCTGTCGCGATCGTATCCTGAATGCAGACAACGCGGTAACTCCGATTCGTGAGCTCAGCAGCGCATTCCTGAATGCGTCCGATGGAAGTGACATCAACTTTGCCTACTTCGAATCGTCCATGGTTGTTGAGCACCTCGTCAATGAACATGGGCTGAAAACACTGATTGCCATCCTGAACGATCTGAACACCGGTTTGTCGATCAATGATGCACTGGAAAGGCATACCGGAGGACTTGAAGGTCTCGAATCTTCATTTGCCACCTACCTTCGCGCTGAGGCGGAACGCTACGCTCCGGGGGTAAGCTTCGATTCGGACGATATCCCGGAATCTGCACTTGCGAATCCGGAGGTTCTGGAATCATTCGTAAAGGAGAATCCGAACTGTTACCCGGCGGTGTTGATTTCAGCGGATATCAGCGCAGAGGCCGGTCATGTTTCGGAGGCAGAAAAAAGTTTGCTTCGATTGATCACATTGGTTCCGGACGACTCGAGTACGAGCGGACCGCGCAAACAGCTCGCTGCTCTCTATCGTCAGCAGGGACGGTTGCAGGATGAACAGGCCGTCCTGCAGGAACACCTCAATCATACAGCCGATGATCTTGCAGCAACGCTGAGACTGCAGGAGCTGGCACTTTCCTCACATGAAAACGCCCTGACCCATGAGCAGGATGAATCCAAATCCGAAGTTCTTTCAATGGTTGTTCAGCTTGGCTATCAGGTGATGGCCATTGATCCCTTCCAAACGGCTGCTGTTTCCAGAATGGCAGATGGCGCTGAGGCGCTGAATGATCGCAGCTCGGCCATCATGGCGCTGACAAGTCTTTTGCAATTAAGGCCGGACGATGGAGCTCGGCTGAACTATCGGCTCGGCCTGCAGCACGAAGAATCGAACACTGACGAGGCAAAGCGTTTTGCACTCAAAGCACTCGAAAATGCCCCCCGCTTTCGGGAGGCACATCGATTGCTGCTAAAATTACACCGTCATGATAAATCACCTGAATCGAGCGAATCTCAACAGGAACCGAATGAAGAATCTGCTGGGAATTAG
- a CDS encoding DUF368 domain-containing protein, whose amino-acid sequence MSTEGNGVSTAPASGTLQSGQDHFDDPGRTGNVRADLKTVGCGFLMGAADIVPGVSGGTVALILGIYPRLVGAISRVDSRLLLAVTKRRWSEAATHLDLRFLAALGFGILAGIGSLASLMKHLLVHHRSLTYACFAGLIFASTLLVARHIHRWSMQTLGAALLGTIVALRLVTLDAMHSPPDTSWYLFLCGMIGITAMILPGISGAFILVLLQRYFYIVETLKELLHGNISAQTLIPVIVFSFGCLTGLLLFSRVLRWLLTHHEQLTMAILCGFMLGAMYCLWPFQKDTTPDETDTKRKVFVHVAPSESGSSSGLAGLLFVGSAGLVLGLDRIGTNMRKKH is encoded by the coding sequence ATGAGTACTGAAGGAAATGGAGTTTCCACTGCACCAGCATCCGGCACTCTTCAGTCGGGGCAAGATCACTTCGACGATCCGGGGCGAACCGGAAACGTTCGGGCCGACCTGAAAACTGTCGGATGCGGGTTTCTTATGGGGGCAGCTGACATAGTTCCGGGTGTTTCCGGCGGCACCGTCGCCCTCATTCTCGGAATTTACCCAAGGCTTGTCGGCGCAATCAGCAGAGTAGATTCGAGGTTGCTGCTGGCTGTTACTAAGCGAAGATGGAGCGAAGCCGCCACGCACCTGGATCTGAGATTCCTTGCGGCGCTCGGCTTTGGGATTCTCGCGGGCATTGGCAGCCTCGCTTCGCTGATGAAACACCTGCTCGTCCACCATCGATCACTTACGTATGCATGCTTCGCGGGACTGATTTTTGCTTCAACGCTGCTCGTCGCTCGACATATCCATCGATGGAGTATGCAAACGCTCGGAGCAGCACTGCTTGGTACAATCGTCGCCCTTCGACTGGTGACGCTGGATGCAATGCATTCGCCGCCGGACACTTCCTGGTATCTGTTCCTCTGCGGGATGATTGGTATCACAGCAATGATCCTCCCGGGTATCAGCGGCGCATTTATTCTGGTGCTTCTGCAGCGTTACTTCTACATCGTTGAAACACTGAAAGAACTGCTGCACGGCAACATCAGCGCGCAGACTCTCATTCCCGTGATTGTTTTCAGCTTTGGTTGCCTGACCGGACTGCTTCTGTTCAGTCGCGTGCTGCGATGGCTGCTGACGCATCACGAACAACTGACCATGGCAATTCTCTGCGGCTTCATGCTGGGCGCCATGTACTGTCTCTGGCCATTCCAGAAGGACACAACACCAGACGAGACCGACACGAAGCGCAAGGTCTTCGTTCACGTTGCTCCGAGCGAGTCAGGCAGTTCTTCTGGCCTGGCAGGGTTGTTGTTTGTTGGTTCTGCGGGGCTTGTCCTTGGCCTCGACCGGATTGGCACAAACATGAGAAAGAAGCATTAG
- a CDS encoding CBS domain-containing protein, whose protein sequence is MHQLTVLDLVRQESENIVSPALTIREAAERLIQSECDLLVVKDTDGKLAGVVSESSVVRSLLANNTESITVHSLIVAHAESVRLTSPVAEISHLFRASCNTALAVVGTDDRLAGILLRRDVMAAMLEALATDGKESKTGSAESFVSQSNVGAAPAAPADQHTRQSAASDNVEDSIHRVEPADESTSQPGKSGPYFLRGKDARKRLNQADDGFRGYPEQPW, encoded by the coding sequence ATGCATCAACTGACCGTTCTGGATTTGGTCCGACAGGAAAGCGAAAATATCGTTTCGCCGGCATTGACGATTCGCGAGGCAGCAGAGCGCCTGATTCAGTCGGAATGCGACTTGCTCGTCGTGAAGGACACCGACGGCAAACTTGCCGGTGTCGTCTCCGAGTCCAGCGTTGTGCGAAGCCTGCTGGCAAACAACACCGAATCAATAACTGTTCATTCGTTGATCGTTGCTCATGCGGAATCTGTACGATTAACGTCTCCGGTCGCAGAGATTTCACACCTGTTTCGAGCATCATGCAACACGGCCCTGGCTGTAGTCGGGACAGATGATCGTTTGGCCGGAATCCTTCTGCGTCGAGACGTCATGGCGGCGATGCTGGAGGCATTGGCAACGGATGGCAAGGAATCAAAGACTGGAAGCGCGGAAAGTTTCGTGAGCCAATCGAACGTCGGGGCCGCACCAGCCGCCCCCGCCGATCAACATACGAGGCAATCCGCGGCCAGCGACAATGTCGAGGATTCTATCCACCGAGTTGAGCCCGCAGACGAATCAACAAGCCAGCCAGGCAAAAGCGGACCGTATTTCCTGCGCGGCAAGGATGCGAGAAAGCGGCTGAATCAGGCGGACGATGGTTTCCGCGGATACCCGGAACAGCCCTGGTAG
- the infC gene encoding translation initiation factor IF-3 has product MNDRIRISPIRVVNAEGEMLGEMETATALRLAQEDGLDLVEVSPDARPPVCRIMNYGKVLYERQKKSGGPKQHKTQLKQLRLRAKTGAHDIEVKVNKAREFLERRDKVKINVMFKGRENAHHERGAEMLTEIIKSLEDIASVEQQPKMESGKTMSILLAPLKH; this is encoded by the coding sequence ATGAATGATCGGATTCGCATTTCGCCGATCCGGGTTGTGAACGCAGAGGGTGAAATGCTGGGGGAAATGGAGACCGCAACCGCATTGCGGCTCGCTCAGGAAGATGGGCTCGACTTAGTAGAAGTCAGCCCGGACGCTCGACCACCCGTCTGCCGAATTATGAATTACGGCAAGGTGCTTTATGAGCGTCAGAAAAAATCCGGTGGCCCAAAGCAACACAAGACCCAACTGAAACAACTTCGACTGCGTGCGAAAACCGGCGCGCATGATATCGAAGTCAAGGTAAACAAAGCTCGCGAATTCCTGGAACGACGCGACAAGGTCAAAATCAATGTCATGTTCAAGGGGCGTGAGAACGCTCACCATGAACGCGGTGCAGAGATGCTGACAGAGATTATCAAGAGTCTGGAAGACATTGCCTCAGTCGAGCAGCAGCCAAAGATGGAAAGCGGGAAGACGATGTCAATCCTGCTCGCCCCGCTCAAACATTGA